The following coding sequences are from one Megamonas funiformis window:
- a CDS encoding metal-sensing transcriptional repressor, producing MEINDNDKEINSAWHVHEDGTVHAHHGHTHTHTQTKAVLNRLSRAIGHLSAVKRMVEQNRDCSDVLIQLSAVNSAIKNVSKIILQDHIEHCLVEAVKENDQEAIDKLKEAIDKFVK from the coding sequence ATGGAAATAAATGATAATGATAAGGAAATAAATTCAGCTTGGCATGTTCATGAAGACGGAACGGTACATGCTCATCATGGACATACACACACGCATACGCAGACAAAAGCTGTATTAAATCGCTTATCAAGAGCTATTGGTCATTTAAGTGCAGTAAAACGTATGGTGGAGCAAAATAGAGATTGTAGTGATGTATTAATCCAATTATCAGCTGTTAATTCAGCGATAAAAAATGTCTCTAAGATAATTTTGCAAGACCATATAGAACATTGTTTAGTAGAAGCGGTAAAGGAAAATGACCAAGAGGCAATTGATAAATTAAAAGAAGCGATTGATAAATTTGTAAAATAA
- a CDS encoding type II toxin-antitoxin system prevent-host-death family antitoxin, producing the protein MMAISSSDLLNEFTIYADKVVDEKETLIVQRSSGKNIVVMSMEQFNELQKEIFLAKNAQEKK; encoded by the coding sequence ATGATGGCTATATCATCTTCTGATTTATTAAATGAATTTACTATTTATGCTGATAAAGTTGTTGATGAAAAAGAAACATTGATTGTACAGCGCAGTAGTGGTAAAAACATTGTAGTAATGTCTATGGAACAATTTAACGAATTACAAAAAGAGATTTTTTTGGCAAAGAATGCTCAAGAAAAAAAGTGA
- a CDS encoding magnesium transporter CorA family protein, with the protein MLKIYKSMETGPLKELTLKSLEKGAWINIVAPTPYELKVVGNLTQVEPDFLRSALDNEERSHTDIEDNSIMILTNVPVMRTFESYDTLPLAIILTPDYIITVCLEDTPVISDFNERTYRSFRTFKKTRFLFQILYKSVTYYLKYLRQIDKLSDEIEARLRESTENREILRLLELQKALTYFNASLRSNGAVLEKLMRLRSNHSLQNIIKLYEEDEDLLEDVIIENKQAREMVEMYSTILARLADTFSSIMSNNLNLVMRFLAAMTIILAIPTVISSFFGMNVEVPMSENPLAFLDICILAVLLAGICATVLWRKNMF; encoded by the coding sequence ATGTTGAAAATCTATAAATCCATGGAAACAGGTCCTTTAAAGGAATTGACATTAAAATCATTGGAAAAAGGAGCATGGATAAATATAGTGGCGCCTACTCCTTATGAATTGAAAGTAGTAGGTAATTTAACTCAAGTAGAACCAGATTTTTTGCGTTCAGCACTAGATAATGAGGAACGTTCACATACAGATATAGAAGATAATTCGATTATGATTTTGACTAATGTGCCAGTGATGAGAACATTTGAATCTTATGATACTTTGCCATTAGCGATTATCTTGACTCCAGATTATATTATCACTGTATGCTTAGAAGATACGCCTGTGATTTCAGATTTTAATGAAAGAACATATCGTTCTTTTCGCACCTTCAAGAAAACACGCTTTTTATTTCAAATTTTGTACAAATCTGTTACATATTATTTGAAATATCTTCGTCAAATAGATAAACTTTCTGATGAAATTGAAGCTAGATTGCGTGAGTCCACTGAAAATAGAGAGATTTTACGTTTATTGGAATTACAAAAAGCACTTACTTATTTTAATGCTTCTTTGCGTTCTAATGGTGCAGTGCTTGAAAAACTCATGCGTTTGCGCTCTAATCATAGTTTGCAAAATATTATAAAGTTATACGAAGAAGATGAAGATTTACTAGAAGATGTAATTATTGAAAATAAACAGGCTCGAGAAATGGTTGAGATGTATAGTACAATTTTGGCTAGGCTTGCTGATACCTTTTCTTCGATAATGTCGAATAACTTGAACTTAGTAATGCGTTTTTTAGCTGCTATGACAATTATTTTAGCTATACCGACTGTAATCTCTAGCTTTTTTGGCATGAATGTGGAAGTGCCTATGTCAGAAAATCCATTGGCATTTTTGGATATTTGTATTTTAGCCGTGCTTTTAGCTGGTATCTGTGCGACAGTATTGTGGCGAAAGAATATGTTTTAG
- a CDS encoding MATE family efflux transporter — protein MLNLRTMYRLRRLINVMLPVLATQLAIIGMNFFDATMSGHAGAEQLAGSSIGGSLMMPIIASSTGILMAATPIIAHLIGKNEKDSIATVIHSGLILSIIIELILLLAYFFFIDDILAILTLEPDVYYIAKYYMLALIIGLSGGLLTFPLRSLTDTVAGTAVSMKIYLLALPINAFLNYCFIYGNFGAPKLGGIGAGVATAITYYILLFIFIAIIINNPQFKNLALFNFKFSLKSIKEYLGIGIPNGMGIFMEASLFGFIIIFISKFGTNYIAAHQAAMSFSSVLYMLPLSFSLALTIIIGIEVGAKRYLEAKKYAYLGLIVSFLCVLSIVGLVFYFRDYIALLYATDTTLLTYIAHFLIYTAAWQLFDAIACPIQGILRGYKDVKAAFYVSMLAYWGICLPLGMFLDYFMTQGAFAYWQSMVLGVATSAVLLFFRLRYIEKRFI, from the coding sequence ATGTTAAACTTACGTACAATGTATAGATTACGCCGACTTATTAATGTTATGTTACCTGTATTAGCTACGCAATTAGCAATCATTGGCATGAACTTTTTTGATGCTACAATGTCTGGTCATGCTGGTGCAGAACAACTTGCTGGTTCATCTATCGGTGGAAGCCTTATGATGCCTATTATTGCAAGTTCTACAGGTATTTTAATGGCTGCTACGCCTATAATTGCCCATTTGATTGGTAAAAATGAAAAAGATAGCATAGCTACCGTTATTCATTCCGGACTGATTTTATCTATTATTATCGAATTGATTTTACTTTTAGCTTATTTCTTCTTTATTGATGATATTTTAGCTATCTTAACACTTGAACCTGATGTATATTATATAGCTAAATACTATATGTTAGCTTTAATCATTGGTTTAAGTGGTGGCTTATTGACTTTCCCACTTCGTTCTTTAACAGATACTGTAGCAGGCACTGCTGTTTCCATGAAAATTTATCTATTAGCATTACCTATCAATGCCTTTTTAAACTATTGTTTCATCTATGGTAATTTTGGTGCCCCTAAATTAGGTGGTATCGGTGCAGGTGTAGCAACTGCTATCACTTATTATATTTTACTATTTATTTTTATCGCTATAATTATCAATAATCCTCAATTTAAAAATCTAGCTTTATTCAATTTTAAATTTTCCTTAAAAAGTATCAAAGAATACTTAGGCATTGGTATTCCTAATGGCATGGGTATTTTTATGGAAGCTAGTTTATTTGGTTTCATCATCATCTTCATCAGTAAATTCGGTACAAATTATATAGCAGCTCATCAAGCGGCTATGAGTTTTTCTAGTGTTTTATATATGTTGCCATTGAGCTTTTCTCTAGCTTTAACAATCATTATTGGTATTGAAGTAGGGGCTAAGCGATACTTAGAGGCTAAAAAATATGCTTATCTAGGTTTGATTGTATCCTTCCTTTGCGTATTATCAATTGTCGGCTTAGTATTTTACTTCCGTGATTATATAGCACTTTTATATGCTACAGATACTACTTTATTAACATATATTGCTCATTTCTTAATTTATACGGCAGCATGGCAATTATTCGATGCGATTGCTTGTCCAATCCAAGGTATCTTGCGTGGTTACAAAGATGTAAAAGCTGCCTTTTATGTAAGTATGCTTGCTTATTGGGGTATTTGCTTACCTTTAGGTATGTTTCTTGATTATTTCATGACTCAAGGAGCATTTGCTTATTGGCAAAGTATGGTACTTGGTGTTGCTACTTCTGCTGTATTATTATTTTTTAGACTCCGTTACATTGAAAAACGATTTATTTAA
- a CDS encoding asparaginase gives MKKICWLATGGTIASRPSENGLVPGFTAKEMLDMVPNLKDYAHIDCYDIMQLDSTNLQPEDWQYIAGYIEKLYEQYDGFVITHGTDTLNWTCCALHYMLENLAKPVVVIGSQLTIEEENTDAKFNLNAAFAMASSEKIGVFAVCGGQIIEGLWAKKLYSKDMRSIQSINKMPVATFEGNNIKWNEYENPQVNGSFKVHSDLELKVAQIKIMPGLDSELLFNLAKMGYKGIVIEAYGAGGIPFAKEKQRDIVGAIEELSKQGVKIVCTTQCLFDGVHMDRYEVGIKACKAGVIPAGKLSVEAATVKLMVDLAKK, from the coding sequence ATGAAGAAAATTTGTTGGTTAGCAACAGGCGGTACTATAGCTTCACGTCCTAGTGAAAATGGACTTGTGCCAGGATTTACAGCTAAAGAAATGTTAGATATGGTACCGAATTTAAAAGATTATGCTCATATAGATTGTTATGATATCATGCAGTTAGATAGCACGAATTTACAACCAGAAGATTGGCAATATATCGCAGGTTATATTGAAAAATTATATGAACAATATGATGGTTTTGTAATAACTCATGGTACAGATACATTGAATTGGACATGTTGTGCACTTCATTATATGTTGGAGAATTTAGCAAAACCTGTAGTAGTAATTGGTTCACAATTAACTATTGAAGAAGAAAATACTGATGCAAAATTTAATTTAAACGCAGCTTTTGCGATGGCAAGTTCAGAAAAAATAGGTGTATTTGCTGTTTGTGGCGGTCAAATAATAGAAGGTTTATGGGCTAAAAAATTATACAGTAAAGATATGCGTTCAATTCAAAGTATAAATAAAATGCCAGTAGCTACTTTTGAAGGAAATAATATAAAATGGAATGAATATGAAAATCCTCAAGTGAATGGAAGTTTTAAAGTTCATAGTGATTTAGAATTAAAAGTAGCACAAATAAAAATCATGCCAGGATTAGATAGTGAACTTTTATTTAATTTAGCTAAAATGGGTTATAAAGGTATAGTTATCGAAGCATATGGTGCAGGTGGAATACCTTTTGCTAAAGAGAAACAAAGAGATATTGTAGGCGCTATTGAAGAACTTAGTAAACAAGGTGTAAAAATTGTTTGTACTACACAATGTTTATTTGATGGAGTGCATATGGATAGATATGAAGTTGGTATAAAAGCTTGTAAGGCAGGCGTAATACCAGCAGGAAAATTATCAGTAGAAGCAGCTACAGTAAAATTAATGGTAGATTTAGCAAAAAAATAA
- a CDS encoding SGNH/GDSL hydrolase family protein — MKLKKFFIRTVLAVSILNFMNVNLTFAQVPSKQALVQTKEAKIKTDKMDNTGNIDKNTDKKEKTTILAKEENIIPSKTLDNATENKVENVEFKSAILNWPEIPNAVMYELIVKNIDTQEVLFTKYNIYASGYQLDNSEVNLSQNLKWQVRGLDENKVPVSDYTKPRLLHKGEMYKLNWQNKGDEYKLEDFTRREYATYLVAKDVEISPLKITTHFDKMDYMPVYPVYSWVPVKNADHYKIDVFYVPKYDFNNIEKIASYTCPQGMDYYDNKAYTKKGLYFFNVQAYDKNNHKLAEAKNSYFTVKQDNVKVAALGDSITHGGGAVSTPPSATLYNWETYANLPVLNIGFSGNLTSNMLNRFDNDVLSFNPKILVVMGGVNDIRTGVKAETVINNLTSIKQKCQQHNIIPVFLTVTSVNPPRMKSVINLDISEGWDKERLKINEWIEKQPYHVDVASGLMDEQGYLADNMTTDGLHPDFEGKKHIGELVGDYLRANFPDIVNN; from the coding sequence GTGAAATTAAAAAAATTTTTTATAAGAACTGTGTTAGCTGTAAGCATTTTAAATTTTATGAATGTAAATTTAACCTTTGCACAAGTTCCTTCTAAACAAGCTTTAGTGCAAACAAAAGAGGCTAAAATAAAAACAGATAAAATGGATAATACAGGTAATATTGATAAAAATACGGATAAAAAAGAAAAAACTACAATATTAGCTAAAGAAGAAAATATCATACCAAGTAAAACTTTAGATAATGCTACTGAAAATAAAGTCGAAAATGTAGAGTTTAAGTCAGCTATTTTAAATTGGCCAGAAATCCCAAATGCTGTTATGTATGAATTAATTGTAAAAAATATAGATACGCAAGAAGTATTATTTACAAAATACAATATCTATGCATCTGGCTATCAATTAGATAATAGTGAAGTGAATTTATCACAGAATTTAAAATGGCAAGTCAGAGGTTTAGATGAAAATAAAGTGCCAGTATCAGATTATACAAAACCTAGATTATTACACAAGGGGGAAATGTATAAACTCAATTGGCAAAACAAGGGTGATGAATATAAATTAGAAGATTTTACTAGACGTGAATATGCTACATATTTGGTGGCAAAAGATGTAGAAATATCACCGCTAAAAATCACTACTCATTTTGATAAAATGGATTATATGCCAGTTTATCCTGTATATTCATGGGTGCCTGTAAAAAATGCAGACCATTATAAAATAGATGTATTTTATGTGCCTAAATATGATTTTAATAATATAGAAAAAATAGCATCATATACTTGCCCACAAGGCATGGATTATTATGATAATAAAGCTTATACAAAAAAAGGACTTTATTTTTTCAATGTACAGGCATATGACAAGAATAACCATAAATTAGCTGAAGCTAAAAATAGTTATTTCACTGTAAAACAAGATAATGTAAAAGTGGCAGCATTAGGCGATAGTATCACTCATGGAGGGGGAGCTGTAAGCACTCCACCTAGTGCGACTTTATATAATTGGGAAACTTATGCTAATTTACCTGTATTAAATATTGGTTTTAGTGGAAATTTAACCTCAAATATGTTAAATCGTTTTGATAATGATGTATTATCATTTAATCCTAAGATATTGGTTGTTATGGGGGGTGTAAATGATATACGTACAGGGGTGAAAGCGGAAACTGTAATTAATAATTTAACATCGATAAAACAAAAATGTCAGCAACATAATATTATTCCTGTATTTTTAACAGTAACTTCTGTAAATCCACCAAGAATGAAATCTGTTATAAATTTAGATATCAGTGAAGGGTGGGATAAAGAACGTCTAAAAATAAATGAATGGATAGAAAAACAACCGTATCATGTAGATGTGGCATCAGGTTTGATGGACGAGCAAGGTTATTTAGCAGATAATATGACAACTGATGGTCTGCATCCTGATTTTGAAGGTAAAAAACATATCGGAGAATTAGTAGGTGATTATTTACGAGCTAATTTTCCAGATATTGTAAATAATTGA
- the rpoN gene encoding RNA polymerase factor sigma-54: MKQSLSLNLKQKLLMTPKLQQSINILQLSAHELGELIEKEYMENPTLEIDSSSEHELEPASNFDKTMDFLEYLNKDDEKPEPVANDDDFKVKEFTRNNQTLEEYLSEQVDFTFNDKQEIKVARYIIGLLDAAGYLRVSTAEISSLLKINEKIIENVLAKIQILEPIGIAARDLPECLAIQAKKINVYDGIMKAIIDKYLPKVAEGKIKEIATLENVEPIQVQEAIDIIRTFNPKPGASFGKENLEYIVPDVVVRDINGQLEVIINETNVPKLRVNSLCYKRDILDTHSKKYIEQHVNSAIWLIKSIEQRRITLLKVVNEIVKQQEMVFYKGLSYMKPLLMKTVAENIGVHESTVSRTVANKYMEMPYGIVALKKFFAGSVSKQNGEEDIIADKVKAKIKELIENENKAKPLSDQQLTNILNENGMKISRRTVMKYREQLGFASSSKRKRY; the protein is encoded by the coding sequence ATGAAGCAGTCATTATCGTTAAATTTAAAACAAAAATTGTTAATGACACCAAAACTTCAGCAATCCATAAATATTTTACAATTATCTGCCCATGAATTAGGCGAACTCATCGAAAAAGAATATATGGAAAATCCGACTTTAGAAATAGACTCAAGCTCAGAACATGAGCTTGAGCCTGCTTCTAACTTTGATAAAACTATGGATTTTTTAGAATACTTAAACAAAGATGATGAAAAGCCTGAACCTGTAGCAAATGACGATGATTTTAAAGTAAAAGAGTTCACGAGAAATAATCAGACATTAGAAGAATATTTATCAGAACAAGTGGATTTTACTTTTAACGATAAACAAGAGATAAAAGTAGCTAGATATATCATTGGATTATTAGATGCAGCAGGATATTTAAGAGTGAGTACAGCTGAAATATCATCATTATTGAAAATAAATGAAAAGATAATAGAAAATGTTTTGGCAAAAATTCAAATATTAGAACCAATAGGAATTGCGGCGAGAGATTTACCAGAGTGTTTAGCTATACAGGCAAAGAAAATTAATGTATATGACGGAATTATGAAAGCTATTATAGATAAATATTTACCAAAAGTAGCTGAGGGAAAAATAAAAGAGATAGCTACATTAGAAAATGTAGAACCTATACAAGTACAAGAAGCGATAGATATAATTCGCACTTTTAACCCAAAACCAGGAGCATCTTTTGGTAAAGAAAATTTAGAATATATTGTACCTGATGTAGTAGTTAGGGATATTAACGGACAGTTAGAAGTAATTATAAATGAAACGAATGTACCTAAATTACGAGTAAACAGTCTTTGCTATAAAAGAGATATATTAGATACGCATAGTAAAAAATATATTGAACAACATGTAAATTCTGCCATTTGGTTGATTAAAAGTATAGAACAAAGACGTATAACTTTATTGAAAGTAGTAAATGAGATTGTAAAACAACAAGAAATGGTATTTTATAAAGGCTTATCCTATATGAAGCCTTTACTTATGAAAACTGTTGCTGAAAATATTGGTGTACATGAATCAACTGTTAGTAGAACAGTTGCTAATAAATATATGGAAATGCCTTATGGTATAGTGGCTTTAAAGAAGTTTTTTGCAGGTAGTGTAAGCAAACAAAACGGAGAAGAAGACATAATCGCTGATAAGGTAAAAGCAAAAATAAAAGAACTCATTGAAAATGAAAATAAAGCAAAACCGCTTAGTGACCAACAATTAACAAATATTTTGAATGAAAATGGTATGAAAATATCACGAAGAACAGTTATGAAATATAGGGAACAATTGGGTTTTGCTTCTTCATCTAAACGCAAAAGATATTAG
- a CDS encoding hexokinase family protein, with amino-acid sequence MDNKKFQEMIDEFTLDSDAIKDVAASFRYDIEHGVKETGESSLRMLPSYIGLPTGKETGEYLALDFGGTNLRVVLIRLDGEGKFEVIKKVAKPLVVPGEYDFICADANADELFDFIADMIEEAVDGNRDKKYLLGHTFSFPSSQTNIYNARLIIWTKEFATKGVEGEVVNDLLKAALARKNLTNVEPTAVINDTVAVLLAAAYKLGNVNIGSIYATGHNTCYYETFTGMGKPAMVINMESGGFNKLAINKYDYKLDMESEKQYEQRLEKMVSGRYMGELLSYCLDDAWNIGKVEFTSIDISTILADNSDSLDGVCDLLKAKTNADITTDDAIWVKALAETIASRSARLVVATYCGIMWHLYPNGGIPKQFVAVDGSVYEKMPTIKDNMQKAIYEILGEEADKLELVLENGGSALGAALAAAMEPVEC; translated from the coding sequence ATGGATAACAAAAAATTTCAAGAAATGATTGATGAATTTACACTTGATAGCGATGCCATAAAAGATGTAGCAGCATCTTTTCGCTATGATATAGAACATGGCGTAAAAGAAACAGGAGAATCTTCTTTACGTATGTTACCATCTTATATCGGTTTACCTACTGGTAAAGAAACAGGAGAATACTTAGCACTTGATTTTGGTGGCACAAATCTTCGTGTAGTTTTAATTCGTTTAGATGGTGAAGGCAAATTCGAAGTTATTAAAAAAGTTGCTAAACCATTAGTAGTGCCAGGCGAATATGATTTTATTTGCGCTGATGCAAATGCTGATGAATTATTTGATTTTATTGCTGATATGATAGAAGAAGCTGTTGATGGCAATCGCGATAAAAAATATTTATTAGGACATACTTTCTCTTTCCCTTCTTCTCAGACAAATATTTATAATGCACGTCTTATCATTTGGACTAAAGAATTTGCAACAAAAGGTGTTGAAGGTGAAGTTGTAAATGATTTATTAAAAGCAGCTTTAGCTCGTAAAAATCTTACAAATGTTGAACCAACAGCAGTTATCAATGATACAGTAGCAGTTTTATTAGCAGCTGCATACAAATTAGGTAATGTAAATATTGGTTCTATCTATGCTACAGGTCATAATACATGCTATTATGAAACATTCACTGGTATGGGCAAACCTGCAATGGTTATAAATATGGAATCTGGCGGATTTAATAAACTCGCTATCAATAAATATGATTACAAATTAGATATGGAATCTGAAAAACAATATGAACAACGTTTAGAAAAAATGGTTTCTGGTCGTTATATGGGTGAATTATTATCTTATTGCTTAGATGATGCTTGGAATATTGGCAAAGTAGAATTCACAAGTATTGATATATCCACTATTTTAGCTGATAACAGCGATAGTTTAGATGGAGTATGTGATTTATTAAAAGCAAAAACCAATGCAGATATAACTACAGATGATGCTATTTGGGTAAAAGCTTTAGCTGAAACAATCGCTAGCCGTTCTGCAAGATTAGTAGTTGCTACTTATTGCGGTATTATGTGGCATTTATATCCAAATGGTGGTATTCCAAAACAATTTGTAGCTGTAGATGGTTCTGTATATGAAAAAATGCCTACAATAAAAGACAATATGCAAAAAGCTATTTATGAAATTTTAGGCGAAGAAGCTGACAAATTAGAACTTGTATTAGAAAATGGTGGTTCTGCACTTGGTGCAGCACTCGCTGCAGCTATGGAACCTGTTGAATGCTAA
- a CDS encoding VOC family protein, whose translation MNFKFLHSNIYVLDLEKSIDFYNKALGLKEVDCLDTPEFTLVYMGDDETTHQLELSWIKGQKEAYNLGDNTFHIAFEVDDYEKAHELHEKMGCICYENKEMGIYFINDPDGNWMEVIPKGRF comes from the coding sequence ATGAATTTCAAATTTTTGCATAGTAATATATATGTTTTAGATTTAGAAAAATCAATTGATTTTTATAATAAAGCCTTAGGCTTGAAAGAAGTAGACTGTTTAGATACACCAGAATTTACTTTAGTTTATATGGGCGATGATGAAACAACTCATCAATTAGAATTATCATGGATAAAAGGTCAAAAAGAAGCTTATAATTTAGGTGATAATACATTCCATATAGCTTTTGAAGTAGACGATTATGAAAAAGCGCATGAACTCCATGAAAAAATGGGCTGCATTTGCTATGAAAATAAAGAAATGGGTATTTATTTTATCAATGACCCAGATGGAAACTGGATGGAAGTAATTCCTAAAGGAAGATTTTAA
- a CDS encoding NAD(P)H-dependent glycerol-3-phosphate dehydrogenase, which yields MNISVLGCGRWASFHAWYANHIGHNVKIWGREGSKHLEHLQTTHQNEYLSLSPDITYTNDLKLALNFADTIIISISSQQLRNLAKEIKKTDLYMQKTFILCMKGLEISTGKRLSEVFTEEIGEDCNVGVWVGPGHVQDFLKGIPNCMVISAKNTDISKHIINIFSSDLIRFYYSEDLIGTEIGAAAKNVVGIAAGMLDGMHYTSLKGALMARGTYELSNLIKALGGNNMTVYGLSHLGDYEATLFSAYSNNRCFGEDFVLNKPFSKLAEGIYTMQALLKLADKHHIELPICAVINEIVINHKNPKEELLNLFMRPLKAE from the coding sequence ATGAATATATCTGTTCTTGGCTGTGGTCGTTGGGCAAGCTTTCATGCTTGGTATGCCAATCATATTGGTCATAATGTAAAAATCTGGGGTAGAGAAGGCTCTAAACATCTAGAACATCTACAAACTACACATCAAAATGAATACCTTAGTCTATCTCCTGATATTACTTATACAAATGATTTGAAACTCGCATTAAATTTTGCTGATACAATCATCATCTCCATCAGCTCTCAACAATTGCGAAACCTAGCTAAGGAAATCAAAAAGACTGATTTATATATGCAAAAAACATTTATTCTATGTATGAAAGGTCTTGAAATTTCAACAGGAAAGCGTCTATCTGAAGTATTCACTGAAGAAATTGGCGAAGATTGCAATGTAGGTGTTTGGGTAGGTCCTGGTCATGTTCAAGATTTCTTAAAAGGCATTCCTAATTGCATGGTCATTTCAGCCAAAAATACAGATATCAGTAAACATATTATCAATATTTTTAGCAGTGATTTAATTCGTTTTTACTATAGCGAAGATTTAATCGGTACAGAGATTGGAGCTGCTGCCAAAAATGTAGTAGGTATTGCTGCCGGTATGCTCGACGGTATGCACTACACTAGCTTAAAAGGCGCACTAATGGCACGTGGTACTTATGAATTATCCAATTTAATCAAAGCTTTAGGCGGAAATAATATGACAGTATATGGTCTTAGCCATCTTGGCGATTATGAAGCCACTTTATTTTCAGCATATAGCAATAATCGTTGTTTCGGTGAAGATTTTGTCTTAAACAAACCATTCAGCAAATTAGCCGAAGGTATTTACACTATGCAAGCTCTCTTAAAACTTGCTGATAAACATCATATAGAATTACCAATTTGCGCTGTCATCAATGAAATTGTAATCAATCATAAAAATCCTAAAGAAGAATTATTAAATTTATTCATGCGACCTTTAAAGGCTGAATAA
- a CDS encoding LexA family protein, with translation MSTFAITLKKLLQEKNMKQNELARLTKINKSSISEYLSGNYQPKYKNILKIAEVLNVSPNIFLEDTSSEENIKRLPILGKIAAGIPILAQENIEGYLPYDDNDADFCLRIHGDSMINARINDGDIVFIKQQSTVENGEIAAVLVNDSATLKRVYFVDDTVQLRSENPKYKPMVFSKNNCDNFRILGKAIALYTKF, from the coding sequence ATGTCAACATTTGCGATTACTTTAAAAAAATTACTTCAAGAAAAAAACATGAAACAAAATGAACTAGCACGTTTAACTAAAATTAATAAATCTTCTATCAGCGAATACTTATCGGGAAATTATCAGCCCAAATATAAAAATATCCTAAAAATAGCTGAAGTCTTAAATGTATCTCCAAATATTTTCTTGGAAGATACTTCTAGCGAAGAAAATATTAAACGACTTCCTATCTTAGGCAAAATCGCTGCTGGTATTCCCATCTTAGCTCAAGAAAATATTGAAGGTTATTTGCCTTATGATGATAATGATGCTGATTTTTGTCTACGTATCCATGGTGATAGCATGATTAACGCTCGCATCAATGATGGTGATATCGTTTTTATCAAACAACAATCAACTGTAGAAAATGGAGAAATCGCTGCTGTCTTAGTCAATGATAGTGCTACTCTAAAGCGTGTTTATTTCGTAGATGATACAGTGCAACTACGCTCTGAAAATCCTAAATATAAACCGATGGTTTTCTCAAAAAATAATTGCGATAATTTCCGCATACTAGGAAAAGCTATCGCTTTATACACTAAATTTTAA